The genomic interval CGTCGGTCTTACTATCATATTTTATATCCCAATGTTGAGTTGTCCATTGGTCTTGATGTCAATAGTTTTAGAGTAAAAAATTAGATAGGCAGATGCCTGCATACGCCTATCCCATCCCTTATCGACAGTAGGCTTATTGTGCGCACAAGAAATGCATTAACATCAGACGTAAATGTTTTTTACACACTTTGATCCTTCCATTCAGGTTACATTGTTCTCTAGCAATGACCACATCAGTTTGCAACACTTGCAGTCAGTCTGAACCATTGACTGTATAAGGTCTGAACTGGTCTGTCAGTTCCCTTGGAGACGGGAAACATTGCGTTGGGAGTGCAAGGGTTGCCCCTCGTTGTACAGAGAACATTTAGGTATGTAATGGTTTCAAATACCCTAGTTCAACAAACATACGTGCTTGTATTCTGAGTTCTACATAATAGACTATTTTTCTGTGTTCTGGCTTTGTAACTTTGTAACAAACTGATGTAGCATGATGAAGCATTTAACATAGCATTAGTGTCCACAAGAAAGCAACGTTACTTCACGAGGGCTAGTTGACTTATAATTTATAATGTATATGAgttgagtagcctacacaatctTTAAACGAAGTGCAAGGTCGTGGCTTCATATCGCGAGTTATAGCACGaaatcagcatcagcatcagcatcaaaATAACCAATGGATATTTAAGGCCAAAAGTCTGCGACCGAATTCTGCAATGTTGTAGTAACCTAGGCAGGCCAGTGTTTTCACTCAGACAGCACAATGTACATGGATGCAGACAGTATTGGTTGACTCCGAGAAAGTCAGGTATTTTTCAGGACCGAAACGATATGCCTATCTTTAGGTGTGATGCACTGTGTCTTTTCCATGCAAAATATATTTAGAAAAAGAAATCCTGACTTTATTTGTTACTAGGCCTTCTTGTCACTCCGTGTTTTAATCTGTGTTTCACCCTTTCGTGCTGACCAACAGGTGTGAGATGAACTCCCACAGTGCATCTCTCTCAGTTAGGCAATGCTGGGAACAATGGCATGAGTCAGACCAGGCAGCAGATGAAGATGATGGTCTTCTAATCACAAGCATTAATCACTCCAAGGACCTAATGGTGATATGACTGTTCATGTTTAAATAGAATCAATTTAATTATAATGTGATGCAAAATGTAGAATTTGTCATCAGCTATATCCTGCCGTCTAATTGTCAGATCAGGTCTCCACTCATATCAATTTAATGTCAGATTttcgtgtttctgtgtgtttgatgtATAGTGTCATGGGTGGCTGAGAACATGTCCATATTTTTGTGTTCTATGTGCAGAGGATGCACACACTGAGAGCTGACCAGAGCTGCCAGAGCTCGGCTGACTGGTTGGAGTCCAACGGTCTGGAGAGTGCcggcctctctctgcctcatttCCTGTCCTGCTGCGCCGCCTCACCTGGGTCAGTCAGTCTACAGCATGGCACCGGCCAGAACTCAGCACAGTGCAGCAGAACacagtacagtagcctacaagccTACAATAAACACCCCTTGTGTCTGCCATTTCTTCAGTGGTCTTGAATAAAACACCACACAGCATAGACCAGCACAAATATAATGGTAGCACACCAATACGTTTTGGAACGCTGTGCAAAAAGACAGCAGAGTGCATGGCACGGCAAATAAACCCAAGCAAATGGGCTTGTAGTCTACCAGTGCACCAAACCTGGCTGTCCAGCTTCTGACGGCAGATTATTATCTGTTGACAGCACCACTGGGGGACAGTTGGAGGTCAGTGCTGAGATGCTCAGAGACTCTGAGATGAAGCTGTACCAGTGAGTGACACTTGAATATACCACATTTGGATTATGAATTTCACTTCCACTAACATATCTATATGAATCATGTAACACGCTGGCTAAatgatatataaataaaactctTGTGAAAATTGTGAAAATCTGTTTACTAAAGCCAGTTGTAAGTCGTGATTTTGTGGTTCGGAGCTTGCTGTGTGTAAAAGGTAATAGGCTGTGGGAATATTAATAGAAAGGTGTTGTCCTTGCAGGATGATTGAGCTTTACCACAACAGGATCAGATGGCTCACAGAGGGAAGCAGGAAGGTGAGCATGTGCAGTGttatcacacacaagcaccagtGCTTACTGCTGGGCTCAAAGAGCCAGACATTTCAACCGACTCGGCATTATCTCTTAACACTGCGCTTCCAAAAAGGTTTTTGGAATGGTGAGAGGCTCCAAGGTGGCGGTCTTGGTGGATGCGTCGGATGTGAACTGCTCTACAGACAGACTCATTGATCTTCAGAGGAACCTCTTGGTAAGGTTTTCTCTGCCGCGTCAAGCTAGCGAGGCCAAAAGCTCTCCAGGCGGTCACCTTGAAAAATGGCATGGCTTCAACTGCATTAGGGTTATGATGAGCTCATCTGTTTgtggtgtttctctgtgtgtgtcactgcaggATTTGCTCGATAAGCAGCTGCGCCACAAAAGCCGGATATGTCCCATTTCACTCGGGTCGGAGGTCGCCTCCCTGTGGGACAAGCCCAGAGACACCTCGCCCCTCAGGTGGAATTCACAATGAGTGGCCCACAAAAACAGCCACATATATgtattgtctgtctctctctctctctctgtgtgtgcacgcaggTGTGTGCAGACCCCTCTCTTGAAGAGCAAGATGCAGATGAGCATGGGGCTGACACTTATATTCACAGTAATATTCAATGATCAAATATAGCGAGGGAAATTAAATTGCCATTATCTGTTGTCCTCACTGAATGTGATGATTACCTAACCTCATGAATATAAGTAGCTGTTTCAGCCTTAATCACCCAGGTCCTCAAGGAGAGATTggaggatggtggtggtggcagcggCTATATTGATTGCAGTTTTGTTCACAACTGGCTATTAACAAAGGGATATTAAATGTCTATTTTCATGTGCTGTCACTATTCTATTTCAGATGAGTCAGTGGGgaattttggggggggggcatgagagAAGATTGTGTTCCTCCATGAAATGGAAGGGAGATTGCATAGCGAAGAGGGCAGActaggggatgagagagagagagagagagagagagagagagagagagagagagagagagagaatactgcTGGGTTAATGAAGGTGAAAAACACCAAAAAATGTACTGTGATGTTGCCTTAAAGTTTTGCGCATTAGattggtttgtgtgtatttaagGAAAATCCAGCTGTGttctatgttctatgttttaaTTACATGATTTGTAGCCATAGGGATCCACTTCAGATGACACTGGTGGACAAGTTTACTGTGTGGAGTAGATAGTCATAGTAATAAAATCACTCATATTAATTTTCTTATCTACAAAGTCACtgcttttttttatattttaatctaGAAGTGttgtctacctctctctctctctcttctctctctctccctccctccctctcttttcctctccctctccctccctctctctctttttctctccctctctccctgttctcTCAGGCTACGGGAGGTCCGTGAGTGGGTCCTGCAGCTGAGGCCGAGCGGAGGCTGTAACCTGCTGCAGGCACTGAAGACAGCCTGGGCTCAGACAGAGGAGCTGGACGCTCTGCTCGTCATCTTGGGCTCCAGGTGACCGCCTTcctcccacaaacacaaacacaaacacacaccaaccccaGACCCACCACACTCACTTTACACTCACATTTGCCATCGCCTTTGACATTCAGACGTGTGGAAAAGCACTTAACCTGAAGGGTTTCTCTGACGAGTGCACTTTTCTCCGAACTGGAGCTCCTTGGGAGTTGAAACTCTGAGCCAAGCATTACCAGTGCCTGTCATGTCCTTCAGATGTTTACTCAGGCTCTTCAAAGTCTGTACTGTTAAAAacatctctgtgtttctcttagCCCCGATCAGCCCTTAGGCCTCCTCTGTGATGTAGTGGAGCAGGCTTTTCCGGGAAGAGAGATGTCCGTCCATGTTGTGGGCTACTGCTGCAGCAATTCTGTTGCTATAGTGAGTGAAGTGTTAATTTGTTTTCTCTGATTTAGGTCCACAGTGGTTTGCATGGTCTTGTCAGTTATTATTCTGGTAACTGTCTCTCATATCTGTAGGAAACCGTGAAGAAACTGGCTGGGGTCACAAGGGGGAGCTACCACCTGTTCTCACCGTCCCTGGTAAATGGAGCCTAAAtgtgcttttctaaaactgatagtcccggtccttgattgtgattggctaaaTCACGTTCGATGctgttgtaaaatgcagcataaacatacaccttgaccgcatttcgttctatattactgcgctaccataacttgatacaaaagttaaagtagctgcgttgcttggcaaccattcagatagaggaaatatatttcttggcggaagaatgatgaTCTATGAATCGTTACATTTctcgttgctgtgcctttactttatgaaactttgccaggtatttatagtaacagttttagaaaagcaataagccactcgagtccgtagtttacactgattttacaacatctaaggggggttttaggcctaaccatagactgtaaagggcctaacaacgccccttagctgttgtaaaatcagtgtaacccacggcctctcggggcttattgcttaaataacaTACTGAATTCTAACTACAGAATAATGTGATTGCAGGGTGTtcagtatttatttaatatatttGAATATATTCACAATGAGTGGCCCACAAAAACAGCCACatatattgtctgtgtgtggatgtgtgtgtatctgtgtgttttttatggGTCAGGGTGTGCTGGATGATAGCACTGACCTGGAGCTCCTATGGGCTGAAATTAAAGCGGCCAGAGACGTTCTCAGCCACATTCACCACATGCGCTCTGGTCACATGGAAGATGCGGAGGTATGTATGACCTGACTCTTACACTTTTacggtgtttggtgttttaagcctccaacgtcgtcttccaggtagcgctgcatggaaggcactagggttaggcaagggtaagggtaaaggttagggttaggattaaggttagggttaggtgccttgaaggcGACGGTCgcagcactgccttgaagtcgacggtgggggcttaaaacaccatcgagcgacTCTTCCTTAAGATAGCAGTCAGTTACTTAGAAACAGTTACAGTATTTAAATGGGATATTCTGAACTGAAAAATATTCTTTTTAGCATTTCATAACCACCCTGAGTTTGTATAATAAGATAGTCTGCCCAGATACAAGCCTAAATAAAGCTGGTTTTAGTCAAAAGATATAATTGGAGTATAAAAAGAGATCTAACCTCTGGTTCAGATCCTGACAGGCGTGGAGGAGATTTCACTCTCTGAGAGGAATTCTGGGACAGACCATCTTAACACCCCCTTACACATCCAGCCTAAAGGCCTGCTGCCAGTTACCTCAGTGGAGTGGCTCAAGACCAATGGCTTGAAAGGTGACCTGAAATAAATATCTACAAATTGCTCTTGTGATCTTGAATTGAATTCAGTATTCTGATCTGCAGTGACAATGATCTAATAAACTCCTAGCTCAGAAGCTGGGCCTCTACCACGTCCTGGCTCCCAATGCCTACTCTCCTCTAAAGGAGTTTGTGCCCATCCTGGGGAAGACTGTGACAGCAACTGTACATGAGGTGGGTTTGTGCTTTGAGACCATGGGCTCTTTATGTCGAAATGATGTGCCCATTTGTTTTAGAATGGCATTGGTGCGATGATGACCTTTGCTGTTGTATGTGGCTGTGTTGGTTCTAGAGGGCCATGGTGCCGTTTGAGTGGCATGACGGAACCGTGAAGAACGTCCACGTGGATCTGCCGCTGTTGTTTCATTACCAGGTAGAGTGATTGCATGATCTGTCtggctgtttgtttttctgtcttAGCTATTTATCCACCTATTTAGTTTATTAATTTAGTCTCGTTTGACATAtcagtctcacacatacacacacaaacacacactcaggtgtgtcttattaacgtgtgtgtgtgtgtgtgtgtgtgtgtgtgtgtgtgtgtgtgtgtgtgtgtgtgtgtgtgtgtgtgtgtgtgtgtgtgtgtgtgtgcacgcgcgcgcgcCCACAGAAGCAGCTGCAGAGGGCCATGCAGGAGCTGGAGCGGAGACTGCTGTGGCTGAGCAGCACTGGCAGCAGGCAGATCTGGGGAACTGTGTGTGAGCCCAGGcaagatatgcacacacacacacacacacacacacacacacacacacacacacacacacacacacaccacatcactgCAGAACATGTGTCGACAGCAACGACAACATACCAAcataccacaacacaacacagtacaacacaaactacacaccacacatgccatgcccatgcatacatatgtctcaCCCAAGGGAAGCTCCTGGACACATTCCATGTTATGTGTAATAGGCATTTGGAATATGAAAGTGCAGTATTGTTTAGCCATGAAGTCATTACTGGTATAGGAATGTGTCATATGCTATAAAATGTCTTCTAGAAgtcaatactctctctctccttctctctctctgtgacaggGTGCAGATTCTGGTCGAGACGTCGAGCGTGAACGATCGGCACTGGCTCCACATTCTGCACTCCCTCAGGCTACTCCTGGAAGAGCATCTCGCCAACCAGCAGAGCTTCAATGTCACCGTGTAAGTCACGGCACCCTGCAGCctccacacatcagcacacatcCAGCTCAGAGCATGCTacacaacatgtgtgtgtgacagtcccAAGAAGCAGAAGGACGctgatataaaaaatatatatcttcTGCAGACCGTCTACCCTGAAGCACAACTGCCAGCTAAAAATGGGTTTTATTATCGAGAGGAAATAGACAAGTCAGAGAATGGTCCACTTAATATCTTTTTGGCGCAATAGGGAATATTTTTGTCtagcagtgcatgaaaatataactAATTGACTTTGGTTAAAAGCCTTCCTGTGAATAAACAGGCTTAGCCTCCCATTAGTGCCAATCACTTTATTGTAGCTTTTGGGGGACATTTACATAATTTCTGTCTCGAGTGTGCTACGTTTCGCTTCACATGTTTTTGAATGGATCGGTAATATCAATTAGAGTTTCGCATTCGACTAGAATACGCAGGGAATCCAGGAAAAACAGGATGTACGATCATATCCATAATGCACTGCACCTCTGTGTGCTGTAGTGGGGGTGTTGTCTGTCACATCAGAAATGAGGATGACCTCTATACATGtctcttcttgctctctctctctttctctctctctctttctctctttctctctctctttctctctctctctctctttctcaggttTGGTACAGAGGCGACGTCCTGGAGAGAGAGCCTGGTTCCTGTGTCCCCAAAGAGCCTTCAGGACGCCTGGCAGTAAGAGAGAGCTGCTTTTACGTCGTATGCTCCATACAAGCCTTTGTCCCCCGTATTTTTCCgtttctccatctccctctgtcCTTTTTGCCCATAAGTGAACACTTGTTCAAGTAGGCTCTACTTACTGGACCATTCTGAGGGTTTTATATAATACACTAAAGGGGAAGAGGCGTACTGCCCAAACAAGGGATTTTCCCCCCGGGAATTTGGCTCATTTTGTGATTAGCATTTAAAGGTATATAGGTATTTAAAGGTATACAGGTATTTGTAAAGCATGCGCAATAGCAGCACAATACCCTAAAATAAATCCACTCATCACaataaaaaagaagagaaatacTCCAAATACAATATGTTCTCTTTTAAAGTACACAATTGGTTTGTCAGTGATGAGAGGTCTTTTTGTCCATCCGTAGGTGGCTCCAGGGCAGACAGTGTGCTGGGGGCCGCAACACGCTGGGGGCCCTGAGGCTGGCTCTGGAGGGAGATCATCTCAGGGCCTCTCCAACACCCCAAGGACTCTACCTCTTCACCAGCGGGATGCCTGACCAGGACGTGGTGAGAAGGAACATCTTTTTTTGCAATCACTCATGCTCCCTTTTCCTCTAGTTTCTCCTCAATTTTGTTTTTGCTATTTCGTGTTTTCCATTTTCCTTCAGCAATTTATTCATTTACTCACTGATTCATGGGAATAGGCGATAGCTGCCCTTGATTGTTTTTCATTCAATATGTCCAGTATAAGGTGTGTAGCATGCTCTTTgattcttgtgtgtgtctgggtacaCGCATGTGTGGTCTAACCCCCTCCTCACCTACCCGGTTCCCAGGCAGTGGTGAGTGCGTATGTGGCGGAGCGCTGCAGCACCTTGGACGTGAGACTCCACGTGTGCCTCTTCACTGCTGAAGAGGGGTCTCCCGTGGACCCGCTGGTCGACACTGCCCAGGCCCTGCGGCAGCTGGCACAGGCTGGCAAAGGCCGCTTCCACTGGATCAGTCACACAGGTACGGCCCTCACTGCCATGCCATCTGGATTCAAGGGTCCAGAGAGGAACACTTATTTGTCATTAGCTCTTGGTGTTTAGATCAAACAACACTACTTCTGGAGTAGATGTCTAAGGAGGTATTTGACATCGCTGAGTCTTGTTGTGAAAACCCTTTTTGCAGTGCTGAAAACAACTAGGCCTCTCCGACATCCAGAGATTAGCTGCACAGCCTCAATATCTTATTCACCCCTACATTGCTTCAGCAAGTCTTGGCTCACTGAAGACTCTGTTGAAGTAATGCAGCTGTTGCAATGTGTCTTCTGACTAGTCAGTGAAGAGATGTCTTTATTTTcaaattgacacacacacacaaaaatgaacCCAGGGGGTGGCAGGAGGGATCAGAACATTCACAAAGGCCTTTGTAGGAAACACAGAGGGAGTTAAACGGAGGCAGGCTGCACTGTGTGGCAGTCACTTCATCTTGTTAGCCCAAAAGGCCAGTTTGTTCTCATTAGCCCTAGCTGCTCCTTTTGTCCCTGCTGTTCTGGGGGTTTACCGAGGTGGTGTCTTTACCAGAAAGGCTGCCTCCATGCAGATTTCACTGCGCTCCCAATCAGTGTGATGGCTGCCCCCTGCTGAACGGGAGCAGCAGGGGGCAAAAAGGTGggaaaacataaacaaagcatTGTCGCGCGCCTGTTTGGGAAGGTGAACTGACCCGAAGTGACCTGAAGTGCaaatttctgtttctgtttgcttGTCAGTCTGTTCGAGTCAGCAGATCTACTCCTGTGAATAGTAAAATAAAGACTTAATCGTTTCACCAACTAGTCAGAAGACACATGACTTGTGTTTTGATCATAAATGGTGCTGGACTTCATACACAATAATGCCAGATTCTTAAAGGACAATATCCTTAAAAATGAACTCAAATATTTCATGAACACGCTGTATTGCAGCTTTTTGTTATCAGTTGAGGAACATTTTAACCGTGCTAATAATATTACATGAGACCCTCATTTCTGCGTATGTCTCCAGCACCAAAGTCATTACTTGTGTTGCGTTGTGGTGTTAGTCATGGAAAGTCCGGGCATGCCCTCTCCCTGCAGGCGTTATTGAGAGTGATGACGTCAGTGCTCTAATTGGAGAAATGGAGAAGGCTACTCATTATTGGCAAAAGGTGAGACTTTCCCTCAAATCTACACCTACACCAAGCCGTCCGTCATGTACTGTACGAAGCCATAATGATCCACTTTTCTACTGATATGGTAGTGTACTGATGTGTCGTGACTCATTGTTGCTTTACTTTTAGACTGTACTGGAGAACTATCTGAAGCTGCATCTGTTTCCTCCAGAGTTAGCAATAGCATTTatcctcatatcaaatgactGAATCAACATCAACATCGTTGAACAGATTAAATATGTCATCACTCTGACACACAGGCAGGAAGGAATCTCACCCTTGCTCTGTCTGACTCATAAGTTGTTTCAATgcccacccccatcccacccccttCCTTCCCTTCTGCAGTGCAGTGATCTGGTGAAGTCTTTGACCCAGAAGGCTTCGATCAGGGCTCCAGTTTCAAGCCAGGCTCAGGCAGCCAGTGCCTCAGTCAGGAGTGCCCAGGCTGGGGGACGACAGGAGAAACTGCCCCCACCCCGACCCACCATACTCACCCTCAAACGGCTGGTCAGAGAAAACCCACCACCTGCACCTCTCTTGTCTGTCCCTGTGTCAGCAGGACTGTGTCATCTGTGTTGCCATTGATTTTCACCTAGTGGCAAAACAGCTATTCCCACAGCTTTAGAGATGATAGGCAAAGCCATCAGTAAGAGCAGACAGACTTTTATGTCTTTGGTGACTAGACATACAGTATCCCTGTATGTGtcaacaaacacattcacatggAATAGAAAAAACACTTGAGATGGTTAATGTTTCGAGGAGTAGCTATTTTATGTTTGAATGGAGACAGcgtttttctgttttctgtttctGCCCACAGTCGAACAGTCGAACAGTCGAACCAGACAAAGGCTCCCCACAGAGAGCAATAACGTGGCGTCCGAGCAGTGCGAAAGCTGTTATCCCCCCAGGTGAAACTGCTGC from Alosa sapidissima isolate fAloSap1 chromosome 3, fAloSap1.pri, whole genome shotgun sequence carries:
- the vwa3a gene encoding von Willebrand factor A domain-containing protein 3A isoform X2; amino-acid sequence: MNSHSASLSVRQCWEQWHESDQAADEDDGLLITSINHSKDLMRMHTLRADQSCQSSADWLESNGLESAGLSLPHFLSCCAASPGTTGGQLEVSAEMLRDSEMKLYQMIELYHNRIRWLTEGSRKVFGMVRGSKVAVLVDASDVNCSTDRLIDLQRNLLDLLDKQLRHKSRICPISLGSEVASLWDKPRDTSPLRLREVREWVLQLRPSGGCNLLQALKTAWAQTEELDALLVILGSSPDQPLGLLCDVVEQAFPGREMSVHVVGYCCSNSVAIETVKKLAGVTRGSYHLFSPSLGVLDDSTDLELLWAEIKAARDVLSHIHHMRSGHMEDAEILTGVEEISLSERNSGTDHLNTPLHIQPKGLLPVTSVEWLKTNGLKAQKLGLYHVLAPNAYSPLKEFVPILGKTVTATVHERAMVPFEWHDGTVKNVHVDLPLLFHYQKQLQRAMQELERRLLWLSSTGSRQIWGTVCEPRVQILVETSSVNDRHWLHILHSLRLLLEEHLANQQSFNVTVFGTEATSWRESLVPVSPKSLQDAWQWLQGRQCAGGRNTLGALRLALEGDHLRASPTPQGLYLFTSGMPDQDVAVVSAYVAERCSTLDVRLHVCLFTAEEGSPVDPLVDTAQALRQLAQAGKGRFHWISHTGVIESDDVSALIGEMEKATHYWQKCSDLVKSLTQKASIRAPVSSQAQAASASVRSAQAGGRQEKLPPPRPTILTLKRLSNSRTVEPDKGSPQRAITWRPSSAKAVIPPANLVNGWKPVESNLKRKKVKTTQSFFFLEDGSMGMVFKAYPKPRGVRKGVTSVKLPKREEICSTKQWLKRYGIRSLRLDLHKLVSGPDCVHHKKLVPVIQQKGPAKYCAVLPSVELNGRVRHLQLTPAELRQYLTEAQRLLQRYYHRMQWLLSGSRCVFGAVLESSACFLLDVSGSMAPNLSELKRELASLIWEQLHKRRVRFTLLAFSGDVRPWRPELVEPTDEACGQAEQWLAQLTSHGGTCTLEALQVACGLGAPLGCYVISDGRPDSSCSRLLQEAERLTTGKDITVHTIAFHCRDRADKEFLKTLAHKTGGRFHCAQEDAKAIETLAACKRWESKLNEGHELTVPVFEGDDLKRLGEEMSKLMQFQVEARGFRDILLEKKNHEAT
- the vwa3a gene encoding von Willebrand factor A domain-containing protein 3A isoform X1, coding for MQTVLVDSEKVRCEMNSHSASLSVRQCWEQWHESDQAADEDDGLLITSINHSKDLMRMHTLRADQSCQSSADWLESNGLESAGLSLPHFLSCCAASPGTTGGQLEVSAEMLRDSEMKLYQMIELYHNRIRWLTEGSRKVFGMVRGSKVAVLVDASDVNCSTDRLIDLQRNLLDLLDKQLRHKSRICPISLGSEVASLWDKPRDTSPLRLREVREWVLQLRPSGGCNLLQALKTAWAQTEELDALLVILGSSPDQPLGLLCDVVEQAFPGREMSVHVVGYCCSNSVAIETVKKLAGVTRGSYHLFSPSLGVLDDSTDLELLWAEIKAARDVLSHIHHMRSGHMEDAEILTGVEEISLSERNSGTDHLNTPLHIQPKGLLPVTSVEWLKTNGLKAQKLGLYHVLAPNAYSPLKEFVPILGKTVTATVHERAMVPFEWHDGTVKNVHVDLPLLFHYQKQLQRAMQELERRLLWLSSTGSRQIWGTVCEPRVQILVETSSVNDRHWLHILHSLRLLLEEHLANQQSFNVTVFGTEATSWRESLVPVSPKSLQDAWQWLQGRQCAGGRNTLGALRLALEGDHLRASPTPQGLYLFTSGMPDQDVAVVSAYVAERCSTLDVRLHVCLFTAEEGSPVDPLVDTAQALRQLAQAGKGRFHWISHTGVIESDDVSALIGEMEKATHYWQKCSDLVKSLTQKASIRAPVSSQAQAASASVRSAQAGGRQEKLPPPRPTILTLKRLSNSRTVEPDKGSPQRAITWRPSSAKAVIPPANLVNGWKPVESNLKRKKVKTTQSFFFLEDGSMGMVFKAYPKPRGVRKGVTSVKLPKREEICSTKQWLKRYGIRSLRLDLHKLVSGPDCVHHKKLVPVIQQKGPAKYCAVLPSVELNGRVRHLQLTPAELRQYLTEAQRLLQRYYHRMQWLLSGSRCVFGAVLESSACFLLDVSGSMAPNLSELKRELASLIWEQLHKRRVRFTLLAFSGDVRPWRPELVEPTDEACGQAEQWLAQLTSHGGTCTLEALQVACGLGAPLGCYVISDGRPDSSCSRLLQEAERLTTGKDITVHTIAFHCRDRADKEFLKTLAHKTGGRFHCAQEDAKAIETLAACKRWESKLNEGHELTVPVFEGDDLKRLGEEMSKLMQFQVEARGFRDILLEKKNHEAT